Proteins co-encoded in one Flavivirga eckloniae genomic window:
- a CDS encoding GSCFA domain-containing protein — protein MKLQTKIPLEKLSKNLIDYNSNVLLVGSCFVENIGGKLDYFKFQNTQNPLGILFHPKAIETLVSDVINKKLYTEEDIFFHNEQWHSFKAHSKLSNTSKEDLLNDLNTTIESTNQQIQKATHIVITLGTAWVYRFEKTQSIVANCHKVPQKQFTKELLSVNEVYTSIKTIVSFIRTLNSKASIIFTVSPVRHIKDGFIENTQSKAHLIAGIHQFLNQESSSVNHQSFYFPSYEIMMDELRDYRFYTEDMVHPSKIAIDYIWNSFHEVWISSKATKTMEEIDVVQKGMQHKPFNANSDAHQKFLQNLEIKKSQIKSQFSHIEFK, from the coding sequence ATGAAACTACAAACAAAAATACCATTAGAAAAACTGTCTAAAAACCTAATAGACTATAACTCTAATGTGTTATTAGTAGGTTCGTGCTTCGTAGAAAACATTGGAGGGAAATTAGATTATTTTAAATTTCAAAATACTCAAAATCCGTTGGGCATTTTATTTCACCCAAAAGCCATTGAAACTTTAGTTTCCGATGTCATAAATAAAAAGTTATATACAGAAGAAGATATCTTTTTTCATAACGAACAATGGCATAGTTTTAAAGCGCATTCAAAATTGAGTAATACCTCCAAAGAAGATTTGTTAAATGATTTAAATACTACTATTGAGTCAACAAATCAACAAATTCAAAAGGCTACACATATAGTTATTACTTTAGGTACAGCTTGGGTATATCGTTTTGAGAAAACCCAAAGCATTGTTGCTAATTGCCATAAAGTTCCACAAAAACAATTTACAAAAGAATTGCTTTCGGTTAATGAGGTTTATACATCAATAAAGACCATTGTAAGCTTTATAAGAACGTTGAATTCTAAGGCGTCAATCATTTTTACCGTATCTCCAGTACGTCATATAAAAGATGGTTTTATAGAAAACACCCAAAGCAAAGCCCATTTAATAGCCGGAATACACCAATTCTTAAACCAGGAATCATCAAGCGTTAATCATCAATCATTTTATTTTCCGTCTTATGAAATCATGATGGACGAGCTCCGCGATTATCGTTTTTACACCGAAGACATGGTTCATCCAAGTAAAATAGCTATTGATTATATCTGGAATAGTTTTCATGAGGTTTGGATCTCTTCAAAAGCAACTAAAACCATGGAAGAAATAGATGTTGTTCAAAAAGGCATGCAGCACAAACCATTTAATGCAAATTCCGATGCACATCAAAAATTTCTCCAGAATTTAGAGATAAAAAAATCCCAAATTAAGTCTCAATTTTCACATATAGAGTTTAAGTAG
- a CDS encoding GxxExxY protein, translating to MYYEEILYSELTGQGFLVERQKQLPVVWKNKKLDLGFRTDLIVENKVIIEIKSVQEIHPVHPKQLHTYLKLTGLKLGLLINFNSPLIKTGITRIVNGLY from the coding sequence CTGTATTATGAAGAAATTTTATATTCTGAGTTAACAGGACAGGGTTTTTTAGTAGAGCGCCAAAAGCAATTACCTGTTGTATGGAAAAATAAAAAACTGGATTTAGGATTTAGAACCGATTTAATTGTTGAAAACAAAGTAATTATTGAAATCAAATCAGTGCAGGAAATTCATCCTGTTCACCCAAAACAATTGCACACCTATTTAAAATTAACAGGTTTAAAGCTTGGATTGCTAATTAATTTCAATAGCCCTCTAATAAAAACAGGAATAACCAGAATAGTAAACGGTTTATATTAG
- the alaS gene encoding alanine--tRNA ligase gives MKSQDIRSKFLSFFEEKKHSIVPSAPMVLKDDPTLMFVNSGMAPFKEYFLGNAQPKNNRITDSQKCLRVSGKHNDLEEVGYDTYHHTLFEMLGNWSFGDYFKKEAIAWAWELLTEVYGIDKDILYVTVFEGSEDADNLPMDTEAYDFWKQHIAEDRILKGDKKDNFWEMGDQGPCGPCSEIHVDIRSAEEKAKVPGKELVNQDHPQVVEIWNLVFMQYNRKANGSLENLPDKHIDTGMGFERLCMVLQGVQSNYDTDVFTPLIREIETITKKKYGKVENVDVAIRVIADHVRAVAFSIADGQLPSNTGAGYVIRRILRRAVRYGFTFLNKKEAFIYRLVDVLSKKMGNAFPELKAQKQLIENVIKEEEQSFLRTLDQGLVLLNRIVEETKNDTVSGEKAFELYDTYGFPIDLTALILNEKGLKLDEKGFDAELQKQKSRSRAASEVSTDDWTILFDDAEEEFIGYDSLEAQVKLTRYRKVVSKKDGEMYQLVFNITPFYPEGGGQVGDKGYLEDTRGDVIYILDTKKENNVIIHFAKNLPKHVEETFKAVVDSKQRYRTECNHTATHLLHQALREVLGTHVEQKGSAVHSKYLRFDFSHFSKLTVEELRDVENFVNARIEGKLPLVEKRNTPKEEAIADGAMSLFGEKYGDTVRSIRFGQSIELCGGTHVKNTADIWHFKITSEGAVAAGIRRIEAITHDAVKDFYFENNRTYFEIKDLLNNAKEPVKAIQSLQEENTNLKKQIEALLKDKAKNIKGELKNELQDINGIQFLAKKLDLDAGGLKDVAFELGSQFDNLFLLFGTEQKGKALLSCYISKELVASKELNAGQVVRELGKYIQGGGGGQPFFATAGGKNPDGIEEALEKAKSYLN, from the coding sequence ATGAAGTCACAAGATATACGGTCTAAGTTTTTAAGTTTTTTTGAAGAAAAAAAGCATAGTATTGTTCCATCCGCACCTATGGTTTTAAAGGACGATCCTACTTTAATGTTTGTAAACTCGGGGATGGCGCCTTTTAAAGAATACTTTTTAGGGAATGCACAACCAAAGAACAACCGTATTACAGATTCCCAAAAATGCTTACGTGTTTCTGGAAAGCATAACGATTTAGAAGAGGTGGGGTACGACACATACCACCATACACTTTTTGAAATGCTGGGTAACTGGAGTTTTGGCGATTATTTTAAGAAAGAAGCCATAGCATGGGCTTGGGAATTATTAACCGAAGTTTATGGCATCGACAAGGACATATTATATGTTACCGTTTTTGAAGGGAGTGAGGATGCCGATAATCTTCCAATGGATACTGAAGCTTACGATTTTTGGAAGCAACACATTGCAGAAGACCGTATTTTAAAAGGAGATAAAAAAGACAACTTCTGGGAAATGGGAGACCAGGGGCCTTGCGGGCCTTGTAGCGAAATACATGTAGATATTCGCTCTGCAGAAGAAAAAGCAAAAGTTCCCGGAAAGGAATTGGTTAATCAAGACCACCCGCAAGTTGTAGAAATTTGGAATTTGGTTTTCATGCAATACAATCGTAAGGCAAATGGTAGTTTAGAAAACCTTCCAGATAAACATATTGATACCGGAATGGGCTTTGAACGTCTGTGTATGGTGTTACAAGGCGTTCAATCTAATTATGATACAGATGTTTTTACACCTTTAATTAGGGAAATAGAAACAATTACTAAAAAGAAGTATGGTAAGGTTGAAAACGTAGATGTTGCTATTCGTGTTATAGCAGATCATGTGAGAGCTGTGGCATTTTCTATAGCAGACGGCCAACTACCGAGTAATACTGGCGCTGGTTATGTTATTCGTAGAATTTTACGAAGAGCAGTGCGTTATGGTTTTACGTTCTTAAACAAAAAAGAAGCTTTTATTTATAGGTTAGTGGATGTTTTGAGTAAGAAAATGGGAAATGCTTTTCCAGAATTAAAGGCTCAAAAGCAGCTTATTGAAAATGTTATAAAAGAGGAAGAACAGTCATTTTTAAGAACCTTGGATCAAGGTCTTGTACTATTAAATAGAATTGTAGAAGAAACGAAAAATGATACAGTTTCTGGAGAAAAAGCTTTTGAATTGTATGATACATATGGTTTTCCAATAGATTTAACCGCGCTTATTTTAAATGAAAAAGGATTAAAACTCGATGAAAAAGGGTTTGATGCTGAACTTCAAAAACAAAAGAGCCGTTCGCGTGCTGCCAGTGAAGTATCTACAGACGATTGGACTATTTTATTTGATGATGCTGAAGAAGAGTTTATAGGTTACGATTCACTTGAGGCTCAAGTTAAATTAACCCGATACAGAAAAGTCGTTTCTAAAAAGGATGGCGAAATGTATCAGTTGGTATTTAATATAACGCCATTTTACCCAGAAGGAGGAGGCCAGGTAGGGGATAAAGGATATTTGGAAGATACACGTGGTGATGTTATTTATATTTTAGATACTAAGAAAGAAAATAATGTAATCATTCATTTTGCTAAAAACTTGCCAAAGCATGTTGAAGAAACGTTTAAAGCAGTTGTAGATTCCAAACAACGGTATAGAACAGAATGTAATCATACAGCAACCCATTTATTGCATCAAGCCTTAAGAGAGGTTTTAGGAACCCATGTTGAACAAAAAGGAAGTGCGGTACACTCGAAGTATTTGCGTTTCGATTTTTCTCATTTTTCAAAACTAACAGTTGAAGAATTACGCGATGTAGAAAACTTTGTAAATGCTAGAATAGAAGGGAAGTTACCATTAGTAGAAAAGCGTAATACGCCTAAAGAAGAAGCGATAGCAGATGGAGCTATGAGCTTGTTTGGTGAAAAGTATGGGGACACCGTTCGTTCTATCCGTTTTGGTCAATCTATCGAACTTTGCGGAGGAACACATGTAAAGAATACAGCAGATATTTGGCACTTTAAAATAACATCGGAAGGTGCGGTAGCAGCTGGAATTCGTCGAATAGAAGCCATTACCCATGATGCCGTGAAAGATTTTTATTTTGAAAACAACCGTACGTATTTCGAAATAAAAGATTTACTTAATAATGCAAAAGAGCCAGTAAAAGCTATACAGAGCCTGCAAGAAGAAAATACAAATCTTAAAAAACAGATAGAAGCTTTATTAAAGGATAAAGCTAAAAATATTAAAGGTGAGCTTAAAAATGAATTGCAAGATATTAATGGAATTCAGTTTTTAGCAAAAAAGTTAGATCTGGATGCAGGAGGCTTAAAAGATGTGGCTTTTGAACTGGGAAGTCAGTTTGATAATTTGTTTCTCTTATTTGGAACCGAACAAAAAGGAAAAGCACTCTTGTCTTGTTACATCTCAAAAGAGTTAGTGGCTAGCAAGGAATTAAATGCAGGGCAGGTAGTTAGAGAACTTGGAAAGTATATCCAAGGCGGTGGTGGCGGACAGCCATTTTTTGCTACTGCTGGTGGTAAAAATCCAGATGGAATTGAAGAGGCTTTGGAGAAGGCTAAGAGTTATTTGAATTAA
- a CDS encoding M23 family metallopeptidase, translated as MSKVKYYYDPESLSYRKIERKKRTTFKYASFFILGCAFFAFIFVFIASQYIESPKEKALKRELHNMQLQFELLNKKMAEAETVLANIEDRDNNIYRVYFEANPIPEAQRRAGFGGINRYRDLEGFDNSKLIIESNKRIDILQKQIVVQSKSLDEIAVLAEEKEKILAAIPAIQPVSNEDLTRMASGYGMRSDPFTKARKMHWGMDFTAPRGTPIYASGDGKVVRADSGSSGYGKHIRIDHGFGYISLYAHLYKYNVKKNQKVKRGDLIGFVGSTGRSEAPHLHYEIFKDGKRINPINFYYGSLTAEEFNKLLEHASLENQSLD; from the coding sequence ATGAGTAAGGTAAAATATTATTACGATCCCGAATCGCTCTCCTACCGAAAAATAGAGCGAAAAAAAAGAACTACTTTTAAGTATGCCTCCTTCTTTATTTTAGGCTGTGCTTTTTTTGCTTTCATCTTTGTTTTTATTGCCAGTCAGTACATAGAATCTCCTAAGGAGAAGGCTTTAAAACGTGAATTGCACAATATGCAGTTACAGTTTGAATTGCTTAATAAAAAAATGGCCGAAGCTGAAACTGTTTTAGCAAATATTGAAGACAGGGACAATAATATTTATCGTGTTTATTTTGAAGCTAATCCTATTCCAGAAGCACAGCGTAGAGCTGGTTTTGGAGGAATAAACAGATATCGGGATTTGGAAGGTTTCGACAATTCTAAATTAATTATAGAAAGTAACAAACGTATCGATATACTACAAAAACAAATTGTAGTGCAATCCAAATCGCTTGACGAAATTGCTGTCTTAGCAGAGGAAAAAGAAAAGATTTTAGCTGCTATTCCGGCTATACAACCTGTAAGTAACGAAGACTTAACTAGAATGGCTTCTGGTTATGGTATGCGATCGGATCCGTTTACTAAGGCTCGAAAAATGCATTGGGGTATGGATTTTACCGCTCCAAGAGGCACACCTATTTATGCTAGTGGTGATGGAAAAGTTGTTCGCGCCGATTCGGGATCCAGTGGCTATGGTAAACATATACGAATTGATCATGGTTTTGGATACATTAGTTTATATGCACATTTATATAAATATAATGTGAAAAAGAATCAAAAGGTTAAGCGTGGTGATTTAATTGGTTTTGTGGGGAGCACAGGACGTTCTGAAGCACCTCACCTACACTACGAGATTTTTAAAGATGGTAAACGTATAAATCCTATAAACTTCTACTATGGTAGTTTAACTGCTGAAGAATTTAACAAATTACTAGAGCATGCCTCTTTAGAAAATCAATCTCTGGATTAA
- a CDS encoding MerR family transcriptional regulator, which yields MHIDLPEKRYYGIGEVAKAFDVNTSLIRFWEKEFDVLKPKKNAKGNRKFTPEDIKNLKLIYHLVKERGFTLDGAKIHLKEGKKETLSNFEIISKLEGVKNQLIKIKQHL from the coding sequence ATGCATATAGATTTACCCGAAAAACGATATTATGGTATAGGCGAAGTCGCCAAAGCTTTTGATGTTAATACGTCTTTAATTCGTTTTTGGGAAAAGGAATTTGATGTATTAAAGCCTAAAAAGAATGCTAAAGGAAATCGGAAGTTTACTCCAGAAGACATTAAGAACCTAAAACTTATTTATCATCTTGTTAAAGAACGTGGATTTACGCTTGATGGAGCAAAAATTCATTTAAAAGAAGGTAAAAAGGAAACACTTTCTAATTTTGAAATTATAAGCAAACTGGAAGGCGTGAAAAACCAACTGATTAAAATAAAGCAGCATCTTTAA
- a CDS encoding LemA family protein codes for MKKFLPWIVIGILAIGLYSWGKGFNNTAVEYEADAKTAWSNVESAYQRRADLIPNLVSTVKGYAAHEKETLEGVIKARSEATKTTINVNDLSPEKIAQFQKAQQGLSGALSKLLLTVERYPELKADKSFLELQSQLEGTENRINVERNRYNSTVNIYDKYIKKFPGKILASLFGFEEMPRYKSAPGSENAPKVEF; via the coding sequence ATGAAAAAATTTTTACCATGGATCGTTATAGGAATTCTAGCTATTGGTCTATACTCTTGGGGAAAAGGATTTAATAATACGGCTGTTGAATATGAAGCTGATGCAAAAACCGCATGGTCTAATGTTGAAAGTGCTTACCAACGTCGTGCCGATTTAATACCAAACTTAGTTTCTACAGTAAAAGGATATGCAGCACATGAAAAAGAAACTCTTGAAGGCGTAATTAAAGCACGTTCTGAAGCTACAAAAACAACAATTAACGTTAATGATTTATCACCGGAAAAAATAGCACAATTTCAAAAGGCGCAACAGGGTTTAAGTGGAGCTTTATCTAAATTACTTTTAACAGTTGAGCGCTATCCTGAGCTTAAAGCTGATAAAAGCTTTTTAGAATTACAATCTCAATTAGAAGGCACCGAGAATAGAATTAACGTTGAACGTAATCGTTATAATAGTACTGTAAATATATATGATAAGTATATTAAAAAATTCCCAGGAAAAATATTAGCTAGTCTATTTGGCTTTGAAGAAATGCCAAGATACAAAAGTGCTCCCGGCAGTGAAAATGCCCCTAAAGTTGAATTTTAA
- a CDS encoding TPM domain-containing protein: MSKVEDFLTPSEEQEIVEAIRQAELNTSGEIRVHIEKTSNGDATNRALELFHTLKMDNTRLQNGVLIYVAIEDKAFVIYGDKGINDAVSSDFWDSTKDIIQFHFKKGDFKQGLIEGVLKSGEQLKQYFPYTDSDIDELPNEISKG, translated from the coding sequence ATGTCGAAAGTTGAAGATTTTCTTACTCCTTCCGAAGAACAAGAAATTGTTGAGGCTATTAGACAGGCTGAACTAAACACTTCTGGAGAAATAAGAGTTCATATTGAAAAAACCTCAAATGGAGATGCCACTAATCGTGCTTTAGAACTTTTTCATACCTTAAAGATGGATAACACCAGGCTTCAAAATGGAGTGCTAATTTACGTAGCCATTGAAGACAAAGCCTTTGTTATTTATGGAGATAAAGGTATAAACGATGCTGTTTCAAGCGATTTTTGGGATAGCACCAAAGACATAATACAATTCCATTTTAAAAAAGGGGATTTTAAACAAGGATTGATTGAAGGCGTCTTAAAATCTGGAGAACAACTAAAACAGTATTTCCCTTATACAGATTCGGACATCGATGAGCTCCCAAATGAAATTTCAAAAGGTTAA
- a CDS encoding TPM domain-containing protein: MQLPTKHKNIIISLFLSLFVLGTTSAQFKIPKKPSDKKQTFVYDYTSPKLLSKRDSTELAVKLRKYSDTTSTQIVVAIINSTEGEYINFLGAQWLDEWGIGQAKKDNGILILLAKNDRKIGINTGYGIEHLLTDALSKRIIESDIIPYFKRNDYYGGLNRGTDAIFEVLKGEYKGSRKSSNKGFPVGLIFIFFFIFIVILISISKNKRGGGGSNKGNRSAAADILEAIILSNMGRGSFGKSSSGWGGSSGGGWSSGGGFGGGFGGGSGGGGGASGGW, from the coding sequence ATGCAGTTACCTACAAAACACAAAAACATTATTATTTCTTTGTTCCTTTCACTCTTTGTTTTAGGGACTACTTCTGCTCAATTTAAAATACCTAAAAAGCCTTCAGATAAAAAGCAAACTTTTGTATACGACTATACCAGTCCTAAGTTACTTTCAAAAAGAGACAGTACTGAACTAGCGGTTAAACTTAGAAAGTATTCTGACACTACTTCTACTCAAATAGTTGTAGCTATTATTAATTCTACAGAAGGAGAATATATTAATTTTTTAGGAGCTCAATGGCTGGATGAATGGGGTATTGGGCAAGCCAAAAAAGACAATGGCATATTGATATTATTAGCCAAAAACGATAGAAAAATAGGAATAAACACGGGGTATGGTATTGAACATCTTTTAACAGATGCATTATCTAAACGCATTATAGAAAGTGATATAATCCCTTATTTCAAACGAAACGATTACTATGGTGGTTTAAATAGAGGAACAGATGCTATTTTTGAAGTATTAAAAGGCGAATATAAAGGTTCCCGTAAATCATCTAATAAAGGCTTTCCTGTAGGGCTTATATTTATATTCTTTTTTATTTTTATTGTTATTCTCATTTCAATATCCAAGAATAAACGTGGCGGCGGCGGTAGTAATAAAGGAAATAGGTCTGCCGCTGCTGATATACTAGAAGCTATTATCTTAAGTAATATGGGACGTGGTAGCTTTGGAAAATCATCCAGTGGTTGGGGCGGAAGTTCTGGTGGAGGATGGTCATCAGGCGGTGGTTTTGGTGGTGGATTTGGAGGCGGTTCCGGCGGAGGTGGAGGCGCATCAGGTGGCTGGTAA